Within Pelotomaculum schinkii, the genomic segment TTTTTTCAGGGTAGTTAAATACACAGAAAGTTACAGACTGACTTGTGGTCTCCGTCATCCCATAGGTTTTATAGATGGGAATATTTTTGCGTAGACACTTTTCAACCAGTGGTTCAGGAATAAATTCACCGCCTACCAGGACTACACGCAAATTATGTCTTTCTATTCGATCAATGATTCTATTTAACATGGTCGGGACAATCGACAGCATATTGATTGCAGCGTCCCCAATCAATTTTAGTACTTGTTCTTCATTAAATTTATCAACAATAGTAACCGCTGTCCCATTGTACAAACTTCGCAGTAAGATGGTTAAACCGCTAATATGATACATGGGTAATACCATAAGCCAATTATCTTCTTCATTTATTCCCACACTCTTCTGCGACGCTTCGACATGGGCATAAAACTGCTTCCAACGCAAAGGTACTGATTTAAATTTACCGGTTGTAGCACTTGTATTCATTATGACAGCTATTTGTTCCGGATTAAATTCTCCGGCTAATTTTATATCTTGTTTTTGATCACTTTGATAAACTTCCTGAAAAGATATAAATTTTTTATTTTGAGAAAAGACAACTTTTATGTTTAAAGTCTTTAATTGCTCCGTTATCTCCTCATCTGTTAAACGCGTATTAAGCATCAATACTTCAATTTGCATAACTTGTAATGCCAGAAAAAATAAAGCCACGTCCACGGAGTTATTGGAGTAAAGAGCAACTCTTCTCTGATTTTTTACATAAAGATATAGTCTTTTCGCCAAATCTGTTACACGCTCATATACTTCTTTAAAGGTTAGACTATTAAAGAATTTTTTATCTGGTTTTTCAATGGATTGTTTTTCAAGCCAGTTCATTTTACCACCCGGATTTACGGAAATTTAGGAAACTGTTGAAAATCAGGATTGCGTTTTTCTTTAAAAGCATCCCGTCCTTCTTTGGCTTCCTCTGTTGTGTAAAATAACAAAGTCGCATCTCCGCCCAGCTGCTGCAAACCGGCTAAACCGTCCGTATCGGCATTAAAGGATGCTTTAAGGAAACGCAGGGCGGTAGGTGAATGCTTTAAAATTTCTTTCGCCCATTTTACCGTCTCTTCTTCCAATTGGCTAAAGGGAACAACCGTGTTGACCAATCCCATTTCAAGAGCTTCCCTGGCGGTATATTGACGGCAAAGATACCAAATCTCGCGTGCTTTTTTATGACCGATGATGCGCGCTAAATAACCAGCGCCATATCCTGCATCAAAAGAACCCACCTTAGGTCCTGTCTGGCCGAATTTAGCATTTTCAGATGCTATGGTTAAATCACAAACGATATGCAGTACATGTCCCCCGCCAATGGCATATCCATTGACCATGGCAATAACAGGTTTTGGTGTAATGCGTATTAAATGCTGCAGATCCAAAACATTTAACCTGGGAATCTGGTCATCTCCCACATAACCCCCATGTCCGCGTACCCTCTGGTCGCCACCCGAACAAAAAGCTTCTTTATCCGGACCTTGTCCATGGTTGGCGCCTGTTAAAATGATGACCCCTATTTTGTCATCTTCACGGGCTATGGTAAAAGCATCAATAAGTTCCATCACGGTTTTGGGGCGGAAGGCATTGCGGACTTCCGGACGATTAATTGTGATTTTGGCAATTCCGCTGTATGTTTCGTAAATAACATCCTCATACTTTCGGTTTAATTTTTCCCAAGGAAACTTATTCATTCGCAAGAACCCCCTGTAAAATTTGTTTATAAGAATTGTTTTATAACTGCAATAAAAGCATGAGGATTTTCAATATGCGTATTGTGCCCTACGCCCTTGATTATTTCATGCTTTATATTTGAATTTAATTTTTTAAACTCAAGACCGACGTGCTCGTATTTTAAGTCGTATTCCCCGTTGATGTATAGAGCAGGCATTGACAGCTTACAGATTTGATTTTTAAAACATGGGAATTTCCCTTGTCCACTGCCCAGCAAAGTATTTGACAGGGCATGAGGGATATTCAATAAACGTCTTGCACTTATTTGATCGATAATAGCTTTGGGTAACAGGGCTTGAGTGGTAAAAATGTCCAATCCGGACCAGTAACGGTTAAACCATTCTATTCCATTTCGCCGGATATTTTTTGCCAGATTCAAATCATTTCTGCGTCGTTTTAACCGCTTGATTAAGCCGCATTCCCCATAAGATGCACTTTCCAAAATAAGTTTGTCTATCTCTTGAGGATAAGCCAGGGCGTAGGCCAGGGCAATTCGTCCACCCATAGAATAGCCTAATAGCGAGTATTTTTTGAGGCCTAATTTGAGAGCGAGCTTATTTAAATCCCTGATTATTACTTTCCAGTAATAAGCTTGCCTGGAATAAGGTTTTTTACTTTCTCCATGTCCGATCAAATCTATCAAAATCATTTGATGGTCCGCTAATTGTATCGATTCCCAGGTGCTTAAGTTTTCCGAAAAACCATGCAAACAGATTATTGGCTTTCCTGTACCTCTTATTTCAA encodes:
- the menE gene encoding o-succinylbenzoate--CoA ligase, coding for MNWLEKQSIEKPDKKFFNSLTFKEVYERVTDLAKRLYLYVKNQRRVALYSNNSVDVALFFLALQVMQIEVLMLNTRLTDEEITEQLKTLNIKVVFSQNKKFISFQEVYQSDQKQDIKLAGEFNPEQIAVIMNTSATTGKFKSVPLRWKQFYAHVEASQKSVGINEEDNWLMVLPMYHISGLTILLRSLYNGTAVTIVDKFNEEQVLKLIGDAAINMLSIVPTMLNRIIDRIERHNLRVVLVGGEFIPEPLVEKCLRKNIPIYKTYGMTETTSQSVTFCVFNYPEKIDSVGVPLEEVRISIKNPDEDGAGEVLIKSPMLMDGYLGMETISGFFNTEDIGYLDEDGFLYILDRRENIIISGGENIYPQEIENILYAHSEIFECAVIGMEDKKWGQVPVLFVVSSLNEDAIYKYLVKKIAKYKLPQKIVYLDELPKNPSGKILKKDLLKRYYVD
- the menB gene encoding 1,4-dihydroxy-2-naphthoyl-CoA synthase; protein product: MNKFPWEKLNRKYEDVIYETYSGIAKITINRPEVRNAFRPKTVMELIDAFTIAREDDKIGVIILTGANHGQGPDKEAFCSGGDQRVRGHGGYVGDDQIPRLNVLDLQHLIRITPKPVIAMVNGYAIGGGHVLHIVCDLTIASENAKFGQTGPKVGSFDAGYGAGYLARIIGHKKAREIWYLCRQYTAREALEMGLVNTVVPFSQLEEETVKWAKEILKHSPTALRFLKASFNADTDGLAGLQQLGGDATLLFYTTEEAKEGRDAFKEKRNPDFQQFPKFP
- the menH gene encoding 2-succinyl-6-hydroxy-2,4-cyclohexadiene-1-carboxylate synthase, translating into MFITINKIRYHLEIRGTGKPIICLHGFSENLSTWESIQLADHQMILIDLIGHGESKKPYSRQAYYWKVIIRDLNKLALKLGLKKYSLLGYSMGGRIALAYALAYPQEIDKLILESASYGECGLIKRLKRRRNDLNLAKNIRRNGIEWFNRYWSGLDIFTTQALLPKAIIDQISARRLLNIPHALSNTLLGSGQGKFPCFKNQICKLSMPALYINGEYDLKYEHVGLEFKKLNSNIKHEIIKGVGHNTHIENPHAFIAVIKQFL